The following DNA comes from Burkholderia stabilis.
CGGCGTTCGTCATCGCGCTGTCCAGTTGCACCATTCCGGTCGGACAACTGGCGGACCGCCACGGCCGTCGCCGGGTGATGCTCGCCAGCATGGCGGTGTTCGGCAGTGCGTCGCTCGGGGCCGGGCTGGCGTCGGGGCTGGTCGCGCTGGTGCTGTGGAGAGTCGTACAGGGCATTGCTTGCGCAGGGCTGTACACGGCCTCGGCAGCGCTGGTCGCGACGATGTTCCCTGAAAGCGAGCGCGGCAAGGCGCTCGGGCTGCTGTTCAGCGTCAACGGCCTGGGGCTCGCGCTTGGCCCTGTCGCGGGCGGGCTGCTGGTCGATGCGCTCGGCTGGCGCTGGATCTTCCTCGTCAACGTGCCGTTGATCGTCACGAGTTTTCTGCTCTGCGCGGGCCGGTTGACGCAGGACGCGGCCGCGCCGATGCAGAGGCGGGCGCGCTTCGATTGGCCTGGTGTCGCGTTGCTGTTGACGATCCTTCCCTGCGGTCTCGTCGCAGTGGTGCGCGGCGGCGAATGGGGCTGGACTTCGCCGGCCACGCTGGGGTTGCTGCTCGTCGCATTGCTGTCGGCGGCCGCGTTGACTCGGGTCGAGCGGCATGCTGCGGCGCCATTGCTGCAACTCGCGTTGTTCCGGCAGCGGCCATTCGTGCTCGCCGTGTGCGCGACGGCCGGACTTGCTTTCTTCTATTGCGCGGCGTTCCTGTTCATGCCGTTGTATCTCGGGGAACTGCGCGGGCAGGATAGCGCCGCGACAGGCTGGCTGTTGTTGCCCACGACTGCCGTCATGGCGATGGTTTCGCCGCCGGCCGGCCGCGGATATGACCGCTTCGGCGCAGTGGCGATCATGGCGATCGGGTTCGTCGCGCTGCTGGTTTCGGCGTTGATGCAGGCCACGTTCGGTGCGACCACCGCGTGGTGGTGGGTACTGGCTGGTTTCGCCTGCATGGGGTTCGGCTGGGGTTGCGTACTGGGACCGTCGCTGACGGCAGCGTTGGCTGCGGTGCCGGAAGCGTTGGCCGGCACTGCGCTCGGCATGGCGACGATGGTGCATAACGTCGGCGGTTCGATGGGTCTTGCAGCCGCGACCGTGTTGTACCGATTCTCGGCGACGCCCGACGGCGGGTTCATCACGGGTTACCGTTCGGTCATGCTGATGCTGGTCATCGTGTGCATCGTGGTGTTGTGGATATTGGCGGTGGAACATCGCCGCGACCTTCGAGCGCGCTAGGACCCAAAACAGAAACCCTCTCTACATGGGTGGCGGATTTCCTTCTCGCAATCCGCTTCCGGTTCGTGCGTG
Coding sequences within:
- a CDS encoding MFS transporter yields the protein MHRSPRRARWLALAGVAIASFLGCIDFTIVNTVIPDIRSAFDVGIDQVQWVVTAFVIALSSCTIPVGQLADRHGRRRVMLASMAVFGSASLGAGLASGLVALVLWRVVQGIACAGLYTASAALVATMFPESERGKALGLLFSVNGLGLALGPVAGGLLVDALGWRWIFLVNVPLIVTSFLLCAGRLTQDAAAPMQRRARFDWPGVALLLTILPCGLVAVVRGGEWGWTSPATLGLLLVALLSAAALTRVERHAAAPLLQLALFRQRPFVLAVCATAGLAFFYCAAFLFMPLYLGELRGQDSAATGWLLLPTTAVMAMVSPPAGRGYDRFGAVAIMAIGFVALLVSALMQATFGATTAWWWVLAGFACMGFGWGCVLGPSLTAALAAVPEALAGTALGMATMVHNVGGSMGLAAATVLYRFSATPDGGFITGYRSVMLMLVIVCIVVLWILAVEHRRDLRAR